A stretch of DNA from bacterium BMS3Abin08:
GTAGAAGTCACTATCCTGGGGCAGCAGTATAAGATAAAGGGTGATGCGCCTGATGAATACATACAGGAACTGGCCCGGTATGTAGACGGAAAGATCAGGGAGATCCTGGAGAAGAGTCCAAGCAGTGCGCCCCTTAAGGCCTCGATTCTTGCCGCATTGAATATAGCCGACGAACTCCATCAGTACAGGAAGGAAGAGGAGGGCCTGAGAAGGGACATAGAGCAGAAGGCCGACCAGCTCGTAAAACTTTTTGAATAATTCGAATAAACTTTAAAGAGGTGTATTAATGAAATCGATACTTTTTGTTGTGGATCTTGGTCACTTCAAGGCATATTCCATTGAAAGGACCGAGTTGGGCACACCCAGGGTTGAACTGATAGAGAGCTATGACACCCTCGAT
This window harbors:
- the zapA gene encoding cell division protein ZapA — its product is MGNVEVTILGQQYKIKGDAPDEYIQELARYVDGKIREILEKSPSSAPLKASILAALNIADELHQYRKEEEGLRRDIEQKADQLVKLFE